A single genomic interval of Corylus avellana chromosome ca10, CavTom2PMs-1.0 harbors:
- the LOC132163714 gene encoding asparagine synthetase [glutamine-hydrolyzing] 1, whose product MCGILAVLGCSDDSQAKRVRVLELSRRLKHRGPDWSGIYQHGDCYLAHQRLAIIDPASGDQPLFNEDKAIVVTVNGEIYNHEELRKSLPHHKFRTGSDCDVIAHLYEEYGENFVDMLDGMFSFVLLDTRDNSFIVARDAIGITSLYIGWGLDGSIWISSELKGLHDDCEHFESFPPGHLYSSKEGGLKRWYNPIWFSEAIPSTPYDPLVLRRAFENAVIKRLMTDVPFGVLLSGGLDSSLVASITARYLSGTKAAKQWGAQLHSFCVGLEGSPDLKAGKEVADYLGTVHHEFHFSVQDGIDAIEEVIYHVETYDVTTIRASTPMFLMARKIKSLGVKMVISGEGSDEIFGGYLYFHKAPNKEEFHRETCRKIKALHKYDCLRANKSTSAWGLEARVPFLDKEFINVAMAIDPEWKMIKPEEGHMEKWVLRKAFDDEEHPYLPKHILYRQKEQFSDGVGYSWIDGLKAHAAMHVTNKMMLNAEHIYPQNTPTTKEAYYYRMIFERFFPQNSARLSVPGGASVACSTAKAVEWDASWSNNLDPSGRAALGVHLSAYDDQVPSVSTGMPQIIDNVPLKMEVSTPGVTIQS is encoded by the exons ATGTGTGGAATTCTTGCTGTTCTTGGCTGCTCTGATGACTCTCAGGCCAAAAGGGTTCGCGTGCTTGAGCTTTCCCGCAG ATTGAAGCACCGTGGTCCTGACTGGAGTGGTATCTACCAACATGGTGATTGTTACTTGGCTCATCAACGGCTAGCCATTATCGATCCTGCTTCCGGTGATCAACCTCTCTTCAATGAGGACAAGGCAATCGTTGTAACG GTGAATGGAGAGATTTACAACCATGAAGAGCTGAGGAAGAGTTTGCCGCATCACAAGTTTCGAACCGGGAGTGATTGTGATGTTATTGCCCACCTG TACGAGGAGTATGGGGAAAATTTTGTGGACATGTTGGACGGTATGTTTTCTTTTGTGCTGCTGGATACCCGTGACAACAGCTTCATTGTCGCCCGTGATGCGATTGGGATCACTTCCCTTTATATTGGATGGGGTCTTGATG GCTCGATTTGGATATCATCGGAGCTCAAAGGATTGCATGATGACTGTGAACATTTCGAGTCATTTCCACCTGGTCACTTGTACTCGAGCAAGGAAGGTGGACTAAAGCGTTGGTATAATCCTATTTGGTTCTCTGAGGCTATTCCATCAACCCCATATGATCCCCTTGTGCTAAGGAGGGCTTTTGAAAAC GCTGTGATCAAACGGCTGATGACCGATGTGCCTTTCGGTGTTCTGCTGTCCGGCGGCCTTGATTCATCACTTGTTGCCTCTATCACTGCTCGCTACTTGTCTGGCACAAAGGCTGCCAAGCAATGGGGAGCACAGCTCCATTCTTTTTGTGTGGGGCTAGAG GGTTCACCTGATCTGAAGGCTGGAAAAGAAGTTGCAGATTATTTGGGTACAGTTCATCATGAATTTCACTTCAGCGTTCAG GATGGCATTGATGCCATAGAAGAAGTTATATACCATGTTGAAACATATGATGTTACAACAATAAGAGCAAGCACCCCTATGTTTCTTATGGCACGTAAAATTAAATCACTGGGGGTGAAGATGGTGATTTCTGGTGAAGGTTCTGATGAGATTTTTGGTGGGTATTTGTACTTCCACAAGGCCCCCAATAAGGAAGAGTTCCACCGCGAAACATGCCGAAAG ATTAAGGCACTCCACAAGTATGACTGCCTTAGAGCAAACAAATCAACATCTGCATGGGGATTGGAAGCTCGAGTCCCCTTTTTGGACAAAGAATTCATTAATGTTGCAATGGCTATTGATCCAGAGTGGAAAATG ATAAAGCCAGAAGAAGGGCACATGGAGAAATGGGTTCTAAGGAAGGCCTTCGATGATGAGGAGCATCCCTATCTGCCAAAG CACATTCTGTACAGGCAGAAAGAACAATTCAGTGATGGAGTTGGCTATAGCTGGATTGATGGCCTCAAAGCCCATGCTGCTATGCAT GTGACTAACAAGATGATGCTCAATGCTGAACACATTTACCCCCAAAACACTCCCACCACAAAGGAAGCCTACTACTACAGGATGATTTTTGAACGTTTTTTCCCCCAG AACTCAGCCAGGCTAAGTGTCCCAGGTGGAGCAAGTGTAGCCTGCAGCACAGCCAAAGCTGTTGAGTGGGATGCTTCATGGTCCAACAATCTTGATCCTTCTGGCAGGGCTGCTTTAGGAGTCCATCTTTCAGCTTATGACGACCAGGTGCCCTCTGTCAGCACTGGGATGCCACAGATTATTGATAATGTGCCTTTGAAGATGGAAGTTAGCACTCCAGGAGTTACAATCCAAAGCTAG
- the LOC132164287 gene encoding protein PMR5-like: MVLLSCQSSSCSCSFGSCLTILCLLLVQSHIASSAILMSLKHHHNNHQHTRPMIQANQSTCALFAGNWVRDDTYPAYQSGNCPTVIDSEFNCQMFGRPDSEYLKYRWKPLNCELPRFNGLEFLLRMRGKTVMFVGDSLGRNQWESLVCMISAAAPTTQIQSIRGDPLSTFKFLDYGVSISFYKAPYLVDIDMEQGRRVLRLEEISGNARAWGGVDVLSFNTGHWWTHKGSLQGWDYMESGGKYYQDMDRLAALDKGLRTWANWVDTNIDTSKTRVFFLSISPTHYNPNEWSVGATTTTSKNCYGETAPMSGTTYPGGYPDQMRVVDTVLRDMRSPAYLLDITMLSELRKDGHPSIYSGDLSPEQRANPTRSADCSHWCLPGLPDTWNQLFYTTLFS; encoded by the exons ATGGTTCTTCTTTCTTGtcaatcttcttcttgttcttgttcctTTGGGTCATGTTTAACAATTCTATGTCTACTTCTGGTTCAATCCCACATAGCTTCCTCAGCCATCCTAATGAGCTTGAAACACCACCACAACAACCACCAACACACTCGGCCCATGATCCAAGCAAACCAAAGCACCTGTGCATTGTTTGCCGGCAATTGGGTCCGTGATGACACATACCCAGCCTACCAATCTGGTAACTGTCCAACAGTCATAGACTCTGAGTTCAACTGTCAAATGTTTGGTCGGCCGGACTCCGAATACCTTAAATATCGATGGAAGCCCCTCAACTGTGAGCTCCCAAG GTTCAATGGGCTTGAGTTTTTGCTGAGAATGAGAGGGAAGACTGTGATGTTTGTTGGTGATTCGCTTGGCCGGAATCAATGGGAGTCTTTGGTTTGCATGATCTCAGCTGCAGCGCCTACAACCCAAATACAAAGCATCAGGGGTGATCCCCTTTCAACCTTTAAGTTCTTG GACTATGGCGTGTCCATATCATTTTACAAAGCTCCATATCTGGTTGACATTGATATGGAACAAGGAAGGAGGGTCCTAAGGCTGGAGGAAATATCTGGTAATGCCAGGGCATGGGGGGGCGTTGATGTGCTATCTTTTAACACCGGCCACTGGTGGACCCACAAAGGATCTCTCCAAGG GTGGGATTACATGGAATCAGGAGGGAAATATTACCAAGACATGGATCGTTTGGCTGCCTTGGACAAGGGACTTAGGACATGGGCCAATTGGGTTGACACCAACATTGACACCAGCAAAACCAGAGTCTTCTTTCTGTCCATATCTCCGACACACTACAA CCCAAATGAATGGAGTGTGGGCGCGACGACAACGACATCAAAGAATTGCTATGGTGAAACGGCACCAATGAGTGGAACAACATACCCAGGAGGATACCCTGACCAAATGAGGGTGGTGGATACAGTGCTAAGGGACATGAGGAGCCCTGCATATTTGTTAGACATAACCATGCTGTCGGAGCTGCGGAAAGACGGCCACCCTTCCATTTATAGTGGCGATTTGAGCCCCGAGCAGCGGGCAAACCCCACCCGGTCCGCCGATTGTAGCCATTGGTGCCTTCCTGGATTGCCTGATACTTGGAACCAACTATTCTATACGACTTTGTTCTCTTGA